Below is a window of Candidatus Omnitrophota bacterium DNA.
TGTCTATTTATTACGGGATAAAAGGTTTTTCTAAGACCGTTGTTTCTGACCGCGCCAGCTCCCTTGACGCGTTAGGCTATGCCAGAAAAACCATTTCTAAGGGCAAGCTAAATATGATTTTAGCCGGAGGCATGGAAGCGCCGGTTACTCCTTATGCTCTTTTATGCTGCAATACTTATGGCGGGCTTTCCGTAGAGAATGATAACCCGGAAACAGCCTATAGGCCATTTGATAAGAAAAGAAGCGGGTTTGTTATTGCTGAAGGAGCCGGGATAGTGGTGTTAGAGCCGCAGGAAAGAGCTTGCAAGCGAAATGCTCCGGTTCAGGCCTATATCTGTGGTTATGGCTCTACCTGCGACGCAGTAGACAGGATTAATCCGGATAAAGAAGGCAAAGAATTAGCCCGCGCGATTAACATGGCTTTATCTGATGCTAACTTTTCTCCTGAAGATATTGATTATATAAGCCTTGATGGCTTAGCAGTGGGCGTGTGGGATGATTCAGAAATTAAAGCCCTAAAAGAGGTTTTTGGAAAGCGTATGGAAAAAATACCAGTTAGCTGCCCCAAGAGCATGTTTGGAAACTTATTGGGCGCATCTGGGGCGGTGGACCTTATCGCA
It encodes the following:
- a CDS encoding beta-ketoacyl-[acyl-carrier-protein] synthase family protein; translated protein: MDRKIAITGLGIVAPSGIGRRQFWANIKSARSFVKKINRFDASRYPSHIAGQIDELDKYSNVSERLLKKMDAFSHMALIASELALEDAKIDIKKEDPNLVGIFLGNAIGGWLYAETELRDLYIEGRDGVSPYMASAWFPAAPQGQVSIYYGIKGFSKTVVSDRASSLDALGYARKTISKGKLNMILAGGMEAPVTPYALLCCNTYGGLSVENDNPETAYRPFDKKRSGFVIAEGAGIVVLEPQERACKRNAPVQAYICGYGSTCDAVDRINPDKEGKELARAINMALSDANFSPEDIDYISLDGLAVGVWDDSEIKALKEVFGKRMEKIPVSCPKSMFGNLLGASGAVDLIATILAMENNLIPPTINVESCAYEGINLICNKAVPAEIKKALIISRGRGGINSVLAIEKA